CAACAACTTGTCACCCAAACGGGAGTACCCCTAACAACTTGGCGGCAAGCAGGGCAGGAAATCTTAGAAACCATCATGCCTCTGGAGAATGGGCGACCTAAAAAGCTGCTTGAACTACCGCCAACCACGCAGGAAATCCAAAACGCTCAAGTTGCCCAACAAACTGCTCAATCAATGGGTCTGTCCCAATTAGATCTGGTGACGGATTTTCCCATGATCGTTGCTACCTACGGCTACACTCGTGCTGAAACAACCCCCAATCAATGCCGCTTAAATCCTTTTCCCCCAGAACGAGATCATGGCGGTAAGCTACCTATCTACGTTGATGAAGTTCAAGCCGATGCCCTACTGCTCAGCCTCAATTCAGACAGAGTTTATAGCTGGCTCCAGCGTAATGGTTATCAGCCAACTGTACCTAATGGTAGCGACCCCAATCTGGCTCGTCGTGCTTACTTTGTCCAACTATTCGAGGATGTGCCTTTACGTGGGACCTTGCAGGGTAATCGACCTGAAGCCCGAATGGTCTTTGGGCTACTTCACACCCTCAGCCATCTCTGCGTTCGTCAAGCCGCCTTACTCTGTGGCCTCGATCGCACCAGCCTGTCAGAATACCTGATGCCCCGAACTCTCACCTTTGCTATCTACTGCAATCACCGTTTTGGTGCCACGATCGGAGCGTTAACCGCCCTGTTTGAACAATCCCTGGCAGAATGGCTCAATGCTGTGCGAAATGCTCGACGCTGCGTATATGATCCTGTTTGCCGAGAACGGGAATCTAGTTGCCATGCCTGTACTCATCTGGCTGAGACCAGTTGCCGCTTCTTCAACCTGAATTTGGGACGCTCATTCTTATTTGGTGGTCAAGATCGACTGTTGGATAAGAACTTAATCGGCTATCTTGATCCTTCCCTTTGACGCTTCATCAAGATATGCCAGATTTCCAAGTTCAACTCGTCATCACCGCCCCAGAACCCTATGGGGCAGCTTTAGCTCACCGGATGAAATGCCGGATGACGTTGGGAGTGCTGACTCAACTCCTGGCTCAGGCAAAACGATCAATCGTAATCGCTGCACCCTTTATGCAAGCTGGCTACGGGCTATCCAGTGGCAGCTTAGCCGATGCCCTGCAAGCAGCACTGCAAAGAGGTGTTAATGTCGATGTAGTCGGTACAGGTCAAGGCTTACAAACTCTCGATACCACTTGGTTAAGCCAAAACGCTCAGGGACGCTTACGCCTATTTCAGCCCAGGGAAAACATGGCAGATGCCCAACGCCTGGGTTCCCATGCCAAATTTTGTGTAGCAGATGGGCTGTCTGCTTATGTAGGCAGTGCTAACTTAACGGCTCCTGGATTGGGCAGACATCTAGAAATGGGGTTATTGGTTCAAGGTGAAGTCGCCCGACAAATTGAAGACTTTTGGATCTATGCTCTTGAAATTGAGTTGTTCATCCCGGTTACGTGACAAAACTTTACTATCGAGGCATGGCAGAAGAAAACGGCAAACCTAAGGTGGGGCGTAGTGCTCGACTTTTGGGAGTCAGGCTTGGCATTGACATTGATGTGGTCGAGATGTCGAAAGATTGGCTGGATGACCAGGGATACTTGCGTCCCGAAGCAGAACGCAAAGCCACAGGGGATGTGGTGATTGTAGCCGTTAGAAACACAAAAGGGATGTCCACATCACTCTCGATCGAGAGCTTACCTGCCTTTCGCAGACCTACAGCTTTTGGAGGAATGGGGAGAGATCCCCTGTGGCAAATTGAAGATAGCAAAATCGATGGTGATCTTGAGGCTGTCCAAGACAGCGCAACACACGTTAGCATTATGCCAAGAGTCACGATGCTTTTGGAAAAGTACGAGACCGCATTGGCAAATACCCAAAATGACTGGGAGAGGGTTAGTTAAAATGGTGTGGGCATTTAGTTTATCGGCTGAATGTGGGGCAGATCAGGTTGCTGCTGAGAAATTTGCACAGCATTTTGACGGTTTTTCCTGGGTTCTTTCCAACGGTCAGCAGTCCCAATGCCATACAGCGATTTTTCAGGATATTGAGGAAAATTGGTGGTGTCAGGTTTGTCCCAGTGGCATCAGTGACGTGGGGATTGATAGATCCGACATTGCTTACCAGATGACGGAGTTGGGCATCTTACTCTATCAACAGTTACAATCTGCTCCGTCCTTTCGGTATGCCCTGGTTGGTGTAGAAGTCGATGAGTTCAGAACCTATCATGAGTTAACCTCAGAGGCGACCATTCCCAGTTTTCCAGGTTTAGTCTTGGCTGAAACAGTTTGGCGATCGCTTGGAGCCTCGCCTGTGTTTCGACCCTTTAGCCCAGGCTATGTTTGGCAGCCCTATGAAGGCGAAGTTTATAAGCCACTGATAGTATCGCCGGATTTGAAGCAGAAGTTAAGTCAACTGTTGATTCTTCAATGAGTTTCGCTAGTTAGGCGAGCACACAAAGTTATCTCTTTGGTTGCGGCACTTACTAACCTTACTGTTAGATGAGTGGGCAATCACGCCCAAAGCTCCTGATCGTCATCTCACAAGTGAATATTAAAGAACATTAAGCCTTGCTGATTAGTCCCAGAAGAGAAGGTTAACAGCGATCGTAATGTCTAAATGATAGGAACGCGATCGGTTTCCAACTACTGGTCTATGCTGGGTTTTTGATTGCCTATGCAGTGAAGTTGCCGATTTTCCCGCTGCACACCTGGCTCCCCGATGCCCACGGTGAGGCGACGGCTCCGGTCCACATGTTGCTGGCGGGGATTCTGCTGAAGATGGGCGGCTATGCCCTGATTCAGATGAATGCGGGGATGCTGCCCGATGCCCATGTCCGCTTTGCGCCAATTCTGGTGATTCTGGGGGTGGTGAATATCATCTACGCGGCGCTCACGTCCTTTGCCCAGCGCAACCTCCAACGTAAGATCGCCTATTCGTCGATTTCCCACATGGGCTTTGTCCTGATTGGGATTGCCTCGTTCACCTTTTTACTTTAGGGGTGAGTGTTCCCAGCAACGGAGGTGCTCACCCCTTATTTGTGGATTACACTAGGAGCAGGTTATAAATGCCAACTCCGTTGCCGTTAGGTACCTGAAATACTGCTGATTCAGCAACTCAACATGACAGATGACACGCTGACAGTGGATTTATCCGATGGCCAAACGATATCAGTGCTGCTAGCCTAGTATCCACGCCTAGTGCATGGTTTGGTTGCAGAACACCATGACTGTGGTTTGATCGCGGGTGGGAGGGGGATTCATTGGCCCCAATTAGATGAGGATATTAGCCTTAAGAATATCATCCTTGGACAACCCTCTGGCGAAAGCTAAAAGTCATTTCAGCGCTGGTTAAGCAGTCGTCTACATTAGGATCATCAGTAGTCTCTGAGCTTGAGTAACAGTCATGAAATTAGACCGTATTACCAGCAATCCCAATCGGATGAATGGGCAACCCTGCATTCGCGACTCGCGTCTTACCGTGCGTCGGGTGCTTGAGTTGCTAGCTACTTACCCCGATCGTCAAGAGTTGCTTCAAGAGTTTCCCGAACTAGAAGAAGAAGATATCCAACAAGCCCTCATTTTTGCCACTTCCTACTTAGACGATCGCATTATCGAACGGCCTCAAAGTGATGAAACTGCTGCTTGATCAGGGCTTGCCACGTTCTGCGGCGACTTTGCTCACTGAGGCTGGTATCGATACAATTCATGTTGCCGGTATTGGTCTATCGGCGGCGGATGATACCGACATTCTTCAGAGAGCGAGGAATGATGAACGCATAGTGGTGACTCTTGATGCTGACTTCCATGCTTTACTAGCTTTGAGCGCCGCGACTACTCCTTCTGTCATTCGCATCCGCATTGAAAGATTGCGTGCTCAAATATTAGCCAACCTGCTTTTAAGCGTTGTTGGGGAGTTTGCCGAGGATCTAAAACAAGGGGCTATTATGACAGTTGAACCGAGTCGAATTCGTCTGCGCCATCTGCCGTTGGTCAAGGAAAGATAACCAAATAGCCATGAAATAATCAAAACAACTAACCTTCAAGGAATATCTTAATTATCAGGATGGTACGGATCAACGCTACGAGTTAATCGACGGTATGTTAGTCGCCTTGACGCCAGAATTTGGACGTTTGGACATTAGTGCGGCGCAGATTCTCCAGGGGTAAAGCGGTGATATCTGCGGGAAGGGGTGAGACTTCTCCAGGATATAAGAGCTGATTTGTAAACAAAAGCTTAAGTACTTAAGCAGCCAGTCGCCCCGTCATGAGCCGGATGAGCGCGCCGTAAAGCATCGCTTCACTCATGCTGGTGTACAGTTCATAGTCCTTGCTCAAACGTCGAAACCAATTGAACCAACCAAAGGTGCGTTCTACGATCCAGCGCTTCGGCAAAATCTCAAACCCCGACGATTGTCGCTCAATCACCTCCACCCGCACCGACTCGCCACACACTTGCTGCACTGCTCGTGCGAAGTTCTCACCGGAGTAACCTTGGTCGACCCACACGACCTCGAGGCGACTCAATTTAGGCTGGGCTTCATGCAGAACCACCACCGCCCCTAAGCGCTCAGAAGCGTTGGCCTCACTCACTAACATCCCAATGACCAAACCCTGCGCGTCTACGACGATATGGCGTTTACGGCCTTTAACCTTTTTGCCACCGTCATAACCGTAAACCGCCCCCTTTTTTCCGCCGTCTTCACGGACTGGGAATCAGCAATGGCCACACTGGATTCTGGCTCCCGACCCAACTTTTGGCGCAGTTGCTGGCGCAATTGGTCATGGAGCGCCGCCCAGATACCTTGACGTTGCCATTTGCGAAAATAGCCATAAACCGTTGGATACGGTGGCAAGTCATGGGGCAACATCTCCCATTGGCAGCCGCTGCGCTGAACATAGAAAATGGCATTGAGAATCTCGCGTAAATCGACTGTCCGGGGATGACCAAAACCTTTTGGTGCCGGTAAGAGCGGGGCCAGTACGGTCCACTCGGCATCGCTCAAGTCACTGGGATAGGGTTGACGCTGGGCTGGGGCAACTTTAGGCAGGCGACTCATGGTGATGCGGCTTGAACTCAGCTCATCAGTACTATAAAATCAGTACTATAAAAGCGGATGCAGTAGCCACGGTTGCCCCTTAAGGTTTACTTTACAAATTAGCTCTCAGGAGCCGCAACTGAAACAACTGGCAGAAGTGCTGAAATTTCCGAGAGTTTCAAGTAAATAATGATATTCTATAATAGACTATAAAAGTCTACCATCAAGCGTCAAGGATAGTCCAATGGCAGAGTGTTGCGTCAAGTGTGGTCACCCGCATGTGGTCAAGAATGGCTTCGTAGCTGGACGCCAACGCTTCAAGTGTAAGTCCTGTCACTACCAGTTCACAACTGAGAAGCTAGAGCGAGGTAAACCCCTATGGATGAAGTTAGAAGCGGTTCTACTCTATATTAGTGGTCTGTCCCTGAATGCCATTGCTGAGAACTTGGATGTATCGGCTCAGGCGGTGTTGAACTGGGTTCGCGACTTTGCTAGGGCCAATATTGAGAAGCCGGAACCGGGCAAAGTGGTTGTCGTGGAGTTAGATGAGTTCTGGCATTTCGTCGAGTCAAAAAAAACCGAATATGGATCTGGAAAGCGTATGACCGTGATCATGGGCAACTTATTGACTGGGAATTGGGAAATCGTGATTGTGAGACTGTAGAGAGACTGCTGGAACGCTTAGCACAGTGGCAAGTTACGGTTTACTGCACCGATGGTTGGCAGGGCTTTGAATCCCTGCTGGACGAGCATCCGGATGCTTATCATGTCGCAACTAAGACTGAAACGAAGGCGATCGAACGGAACAACTCAGATCACCGTCATTGGTTTGCTCGCTTTAAGCGGAAAAGCAAGGTTGTCTCCAAAAGTCTGGAAATGGTCGATCTGACAATGGCACTATTTGCAAAGTTTCGCGTCAATGGCAATATTGAGTTACTGCGAAATTGGAGGCTATCATTACTTACTTGAAACTCTCCAAATGGCTTACAGCCTTTCCCTTCCTGATGAGGTACAATACCAATCAAAGACTTGTATGCCAAGGTAGCACGCCATGAAGCCCTATGCCATTGAATTTCGTCAGAAGATTATTGATGTCTATGAATCTGAGCCGATCTCGCAAAGAAACTTAGCAGAACGCTTTTGTGTTGCCAAGAGCTTTGTCCAGAAATTATTGAAACAACGTCGTGAAACTAGCTCAATCGCGCCCAAGATTCGGACCAAACAAACGCCAACTAAACTCAATGAGGAACAGTTGGCAGTGCTTGCCCACATCCTGGAAGAACATAATGATGCCACCTTAGACGAGTTACGTCAATTATTGCTAGACGAGACCGGTGTCAGCGTCAGCCGCTCGACCATTGACCGGATGCTCAAGAAACTGGCAATCACATTAAAAAAAACGCTCCATGCCGATGAAAAGGAGAGTGAAGCCGTCCAGGAAAAACGGTTCCAATTTTGGCAGTTAGTGCAAGGCATTCTCGCTCAAGACATGATTTCCATCGATGAATCTGGCATTAACCTAGCCTTAACTCGTTGACGTGCCCGATCACCTAAAGGTAAACGTGCTCATGGTAAACGTCCTCAGAAGCGGGATCAAAATGTGTCCGTGTTGGCGCCATTGGCTTCCAGGGGATGATTACTCATGTTGCTGTGATGGGCAGCGTTGATAAGTTGACTTTTGCAGCCTTTATTGCCTGTAAGTTAGTACCAAAACTATGGGCCGGAGCTTGCGTCTTTGTTGATAATTGCTCCATTCATATTAATGAGGAGATTACCAAAATGATCACGGCGGCAGGTGCCCAGTTGATTTATTTACCACCCTATTCACCTGATTGCTCACCCATTGAGAATTTCTGGTCTAAGATCAAGGCCATATTACGTGCGCTTCAGGCGCGTTCATATCCCGACCTTGCTGAGGCGCTTGAGACAGCTTTTAGTCAAGTTTCTGATGCGGATATTGAACACTGGTATACTCATTGTTGTTATTGTACCTCACCAGACTAGGAAATACTGTAGTTTCAGATGCATCTTCAAAAATTCCCAGAATAATTCTGTTTGCGATTCTAAATTACAAAAGGCGACAACCCGTGCCTCAACTTGCTCCTTACCCGTACCAATCAAAAACTTGCCATCCTCTAGCATCTGGAGACTAACATTATTCTTGATCCTGATGATAAAGTAGCGATTTGCTTGCTTCAGTAAATCGCGAATTCGAGCTAGCCTAAAAAAGCCCCGATCCATTACCCCGACACCATTATCAGGCACTGCATCGAGCGTTTCATCCCCATATTTACTGTCATGACCTTGACCAAAGTGGATGACAATACCCCCTGGCATATTTGTCATTAAATCTAAACCACTAAACAACTTGACTTGGTGAATGCCCTGCGCCCAAAGCAACTTGCTCGTCAAACTAACAATCGTTGAATCCAGAGGAAATAAAGTCAGCTTCGCCGCTTCAGTCTTATGCTTTTTGTGGAGTTCCCACTTCAGTGCCAAAAATAGATCATAAAGTATCCGAGGATCCCGGTTCTTACTGGCTTTAGAGAAAGTAGAAATCTTGACCTTGATGCCACGAACATTTAAGCGCTTGCAGACGCTCCTCATACTGGTTTGACTCTGTCGAGAACAAAGGGGAGCCAAATAGAAACAAATAGAAAGCTGTTGAGAACCGGATAGTCATCCGTGGCGAGGTGGCCCAGGTGCTTTTTGACGATCTGAGGAAAGTTGGCTCTTCTGGGATTTTGGGGTAAACAGTATCAGCAACTACAAATAAACGATCAGAAACGTTGAGTTTATGGTGGGGGCGCTACGCGCCCCCACCATAAACTCAGGAGAGCCGGAAAGTTTGATATCATGATATGAATATC
This DNA window, taken from Trichothermofontia sichuanensis B231, encodes the following:
- a CDS encoding transposase — protein: MRSVCKRLNVRGIKVKISTFSKASKNRDPRILYDLFLALKWELHKKHKTEAAKLTLFPLDSTIVSLTSKLLWAQGIHQVKLFSGLDLMTNMPGGIVIHFGQGHDSKYGDETLDAVPDNGVGVMDRGFFRLARIRDLLKQANRYFIIRIKNNVSLQMLEDGKFLIGTGKEQVEARVVAFCNLESQTELFWEFLKMHLKLQYFLVW
- a CDS encoding phospholipase D-like domain-containing protein — its product is MTLHQDMPDFQVQLVITAPEPYGAALAHRMKCRMTLGVLTQLLAQAKRSIVIAAPFMQAGYGLSSGSLADALQAALQRGVNVDVVGTGQGLQTLDTTWLSQNAQGRLRLFQPRENMADAQRLGSHAKFCVADGLSAYVGSANLTAPGLGRHLEMGLLVQGEVARQIEDFWIYALEIELFIPVT
- a CDS encoding IS1 family transposase (programmed frameshift), encoding MAECCVKCGHPHVVKNGFVAGRQRFKCKSCHYQFTTEKLERGKPLWMKLEAVLLYISGLSLNAIAENLDVSAQAVLNWVRDFARANIEKPEPGKVVVVELDEFWHFVEFKKNRIWIWKAYDRDHGQLIDWELGNRDCETVERLLERLAQWQVTVYCTDGWQGFESLLDEHPDAYHVATKTETKAIERNNSDHRHWFARFKRKSKVVSKSLEMVDLTMALFAKFRVNGNIELLRNWRLSLLT
- a CDS encoding DUF433 domain-containing protein, encoding MKLDRITSNPNRMNGQPCIRDSRLTVRRVLELLATYPDRQELLQEFPELEEEDIQQALIFATSYLDDRIIERPQSDETAA
- a CDS encoding Tse2 family ADP-ribosyltransferase toxin, with protein sequence MAEENGKPKVGRSARLLGVRLGIDIDVVEMSKDWLDDQGYLRPEAERKATGDVVIVAVRNTKGMSTSLSIESLPAFRRPTAFGGMGRDPLWQIEDSKIDGDLEAVQDSATHVSIMPRVTMLLEKYETALANTQNDWERVS
- a CDS encoding IS5 family transposase (programmed frameshift) produces the protein MSRLPKVAPAQRQPYPSDLSDAEWTVLAPLLPAPKGFGHPRTVDLREILNAIFYVQRSGCQWEMLPHDLPPYPTVYGYFRKWQRQGIWAALHDQLRQQLRQKLGREPESSVAIADSQSVKTAGKKGAVYGYDGGKKVKGRKRHIVVDAQGLVIGMLVSEANASERLGAVVVLHEAQPKLSRLEVVWVDQGYSGENFARAVQQVCGESVRVEVIERQSSGFEILPKRWIVERTFGWFNWFRRLSKDYELYTSMSEAMLYGALIRLMTGRLAA
- a CDS encoding DUF2442 domain-containing protein; the protein is MHGLVAEHHDCGLIAGGRGIHWPQLDEDISLKNIILGQPSGES
- a CDS encoding DUF5615 family PIN-like protein, yielding MKLLLDQGLPRSAATLLTEAGIDTIHVAGIGLSAADDTDILQRARNDERIVVTLDADFHALLALSAATTPSVIRIRIERLRAQILANLLLSVVGEFAEDLKQGAIMTVEPSRIRLRHLPLVKER